In the Theobroma cacao cultivar B97-61/B2 chromosome 1, Criollo_cocoa_genome_V2, whole genome shotgun sequence genome, one interval contains:
- the LOC18614616 gene encoding photosystem II 5 kDa protein, chloroplastic, whose product MASITMPASFLGATSLTKGSPRIARRRLVVANAAKGAEVERVKLSGETKRECNNGRRELMFAAAAAAVCSVAGVAAADEPKPGTPEARKVYAPICVTMPTARICHK is encoded by the coding sequence ATGGCTTCGATCACCATGCCAGCATCATTCCTCGGCGCCACCAGCCTCACGAAAGGGTCTCCGAGAATTGCCCGCAGGAGACTCGTGGTTGCCAATGCTGCAAAAGGAGCTGAAGTGGAGAGAGTTAAGTTGAGTGGTGAGACCAAAAGAGAGTGCAACAATGGCAGGAGGGAGCTGATGTTTGCAGCTGCAGCTGCTGCAGTTTGCTCAGTTGCCGGGGTTGCAGCGGCAGACGAGCCCAAACCTGGCACCCCAGAGGCCAGGAAGGTGTATGCTCCTATTTGTGTCACCATGCCGACTGCTAGGATCTGTCACAAGTGA
- the LOC18614615 gene encoding tRNA-dihydrouridine(20/20a) synthase isoform X1, with translation MVKFSAYSLMISSFTPLHSVTLKNHRRFSINIPYNYSTKARTISSYTENAQIHTEDAMVARRYLPPLFSVAPMMEWTDNHYRTLARLISKHAWLYTEMLAAETIVYQKGNLDRFLAYSPEQHPIVLQIGGNNLENLAKATELANAYHYDEINFNSCGCPSPKVAGHGCFGVRLMLDPKFVGEAMSVIAANTNVPVSVKCRIGVDDHDSYNELCDFIYKVSSLSPTRHFIIHSRKALLNGISPADNRRIPPLKYEYYYALLRDFPDLKFTINGGINSVVEVNAALREGAHGVMVGRAAYNYPWQTLGHVDTAIYGQPSSGLTRRKILERYQEYGDSVLGRNGNNRPNVREVAKPLLNLFYSEPGNSLWKRKADSAFQHCTTMKSFFEETLVAIPDSVLDSPIAGVPSGHEDLFANVQGLLPPPYNVREQEAVYA, from the exons ATGGTGAAGTTTTCAGCTTATTCTTTGATGATATCGTCATTTACACCTTTGCATTCTGTTACCCTGAAAAACCATCGCAGATTTTCTATAAATATACCTTACAACTATTCTACCAAAGCAAGGACCATTTCTTCTTATACTGAAAACGCTCAAATTCATACAGAAGACGCGATGGTTGCCAGGCGCTATCTTCCTCCTCTGTTTAG CGTGGCTCCCATGATGGAGTGGACTGATAATCATTATAGGACTCTGGCCCGCCTCATTTCAAAACATGCTTGGCTTTACACAGAGATGCTTGCAGCTGAAACTATTGTTTATCAGAAAGGGAATCTG GACAGGTTCTTGGCATATTCACCAGAACAGCATCCTATTGTCCTTCAAATTGGTGGGAATAACTTAGAAAACTTGGCAAAAGCCACTGAACTTGCTAATGCTTACCACTATGATGAGATTAATTTCAA CAGTTGTGGGTGTCCTAGTCCAAAAGTTGCAGGGCATGGTTGCTTTGGTGTTCGTCTTATGCTTGATCCAAAG TTTGTCGGAGAGGCCATGTCAGTCATTGCTGCCAATACAAATGTTCCTGTCAGTGTCAAATGCCGGATTGGTGTTGATGATCATGATTCATATAATGAGCTCT GTGATTTTATCTACAAGGTTTCTTCCCTATCACCAACTAGGCATTTCATCATACATTCACGGAAGGCTCTACTAAATGGCATTAGCCCAGCTGATAATCGAAGAATTCCTCCGCTGAA ATATGAGTACTATTACGCTCTCTTGCGTGACTTTCCGGACTTGAAGTTTACAATAAACGGGGGCATAAATTCTGTTGTTGAG GTAAATGCGGCATTAAGAGAAGGAGCTCATGGTGTTATGGTTGGACGTGCTGCATACAACTA CCCTTGGCAGACTTTGGGACATGTTGATACTGCAATATATGGTCAACCAAGTAGTGGTCTTACACGCCGCAAG ATCCTTGAACGATATCAAGAATATGGCGACTCTGTTTTGGGAAGAAATGGAAATAACAGACCTAATGTCCGAGAGGTGGCGAAG CCTCTGCTCAACCTTTTTTACTCAGAGCCTGGAAATAGTCTGTGGAAACGCAAAGCTGACTCTGCTTTCCAGCATTGCACG ACAATGAAATCCTTCTTTGAGGAAACGCTTGTGGCAATACCTGATTCAGTCTTGGATTCACCTATTGCGGGGGTACCATCTGGTCATGAAGATCTTTTTGCTAATGTACAAGGTTTACTGCCACCCCCATATAATGTAAGAGAACAAGAAGCAGTGTATGCTTAG
- the LOC18614615 gene encoding tRNA-dihydrouridine(20/20a) synthase isoform X5 — protein sequence MLGFTQRCLQLKLLFIRKGIWFLAYSPEQHPIVLQIGGNNLENLAKATELANAYHYDEINFNSCGCPSPKVAGHGCFGVRLMLDPKFVGEAMSVIAANTNVPVSVKCRIGVDDHDSYNELCDFIYKVSSLSPTRHFIIHSRKALLNGISPADNRRIPPLKYEYYYALLRDFPDLKFTINGGINSVVEVNAALREGAHGVMVGRAAYNYPWQTLGHVDTAIYGQPSSGLTRRKILERYQEYGDSVLGRNGNNRPNVREVAKPLLNLFYSEPGNSLWKRKADSAFQHCTTMKSFFEETLVAIPDSVLDSPIAGVPSGHEDLFANVQGLLPPPYNVREQEAVYA from the exons ATGCTTGGCTTTACACAGAGATGCTTGCAGCTGAAACTATTGTTTATCAGAAAGGGAATCTG GTTCTTGGCATATTCACCAGAACAGCATCCTATTGTCCTTCAAATTGGTGGGAATAACTTAGAAAACTTGGCAAAAGCCACTGAACTTGCTAATGCTTACCACTATGATGAGATTAATTTCAA CAGTTGTGGGTGTCCTAGTCCAAAAGTTGCAGGGCATGGTTGCTTTGGTGTTCGTCTTATGCTTGATCCAAAG TTTGTCGGAGAGGCCATGTCAGTCATTGCTGCCAATACAAATGTTCCTGTCAGTGTCAAATGCCGGATTGGTGTTGATGATCATGATTCATATAATGAGCTCT GTGATTTTATCTACAAGGTTTCTTCCCTATCACCAACTAGGCATTTCATCATACATTCACGGAAGGCTCTACTAAATGGCATTAGCCCAGCTGATAATCGAAGAATTCCTCCGCTGAA ATATGAGTACTATTACGCTCTCTTGCGTGACTTTCCGGACTTGAAGTTTACAATAAACGGGGGCATAAATTCTGTTGTTGAG GTAAATGCGGCATTAAGAGAAGGAGCTCATGGTGTTATGGTTGGACGTGCTGCATACAACTA CCCTTGGCAGACTTTGGGACATGTTGATACTGCAATATATGGTCAACCAAGTAGTGGTCTTACACGCCGCAAG ATCCTTGAACGATATCAAGAATATGGCGACTCTGTTTTGGGAAGAAATGGAAATAACAGACCTAATGTCCGAGAGGTGGCGAAG CCTCTGCTCAACCTTTTTTACTCAGAGCCTGGAAATAGTCTGTGGAAACGCAAAGCTGACTCTGCTTTCCAGCATTGCACG ACAATGAAATCCTTCTTTGAGGAAACGCTTGTGGCAATACCTGATTCAGTCTTGGATTCACCTATTGCGGGGGTACCATCTGGTCATGAAGATCTTTTTGCTAATGTACAAGGTTTACTGCCACCCCCATATAATGTAAGAGAACAAGAAGCAGTGTATGCTTAG
- the LOC18614615 gene encoding tRNA-dihydrouridine(20/20a) synthase isoform X2, giving the protein MVKFSAYSLMISSFTPLHSVTLKNHRRFSINIPYNYSTKARTISSYTENAQIHTEDAMVARRYLPPLFSVAPMMEWTDNHYRTLARLISKHAWLYTEMLAAETIVYQKGNLDRFLAYSPEQHPIVLQIGGNNLENLAKATELANAYHYDEINFNCGCPSPKVAGHGCFGVRLMLDPKFVGEAMSVIAANTNVPVSVKCRIGVDDHDSYNELCDFIYKVSSLSPTRHFIIHSRKALLNGISPADNRRIPPLKYEYYYALLRDFPDLKFTINGGINSVVEVNAALREGAHGVMVGRAAYNYPWQTLGHVDTAIYGQPSSGLTRRKILERYQEYGDSVLGRNGNNRPNVREVAKPLLNLFYSEPGNSLWKRKADSAFQHCTTMKSFFEETLVAIPDSVLDSPIAGVPSGHEDLFANVQGLLPPPYNVREQEAVYA; this is encoded by the exons ATGGTGAAGTTTTCAGCTTATTCTTTGATGATATCGTCATTTACACCTTTGCATTCTGTTACCCTGAAAAACCATCGCAGATTTTCTATAAATATACCTTACAACTATTCTACCAAAGCAAGGACCATTTCTTCTTATACTGAAAACGCTCAAATTCATACAGAAGACGCGATGGTTGCCAGGCGCTATCTTCCTCCTCTGTTTAG CGTGGCTCCCATGATGGAGTGGACTGATAATCATTATAGGACTCTGGCCCGCCTCATTTCAAAACATGCTTGGCTTTACACAGAGATGCTTGCAGCTGAAACTATTGTTTATCAGAAAGGGAATCTG GACAGGTTCTTGGCATATTCACCAGAACAGCATCCTATTGTCCTTCAAATTGGTGGGAATAACTTAGAAAACTTGGCAAAAGCCACTGAACTTGCTAATGCTTACCACTATGATGAGATTAATTTCAA TTGTGGGTGTCCTAGTCCAAAAGTTGCAGGGCATGGTTGCTTTGGTGTTCGTCTTATGCTTGATCCAAAG TTTGTCGGAGAGGCCATGTCAGTCATTGCTGCCAATACAAATGTTCCTGTCAGTGTCAAATGCCGGATTGGTGTTGATGATCATGATTCATATAATGAGCTCT GTGATTTTATCTACAAGGTTTCTTCCCTATCACCAACTAGGCATTTCATCATACATTCACGGAAGGCTCTACTAAATGGCATTAGCCCAGCTGATAATCGAAGAATTCCTCCGCTGAA ATATGAGTACTATTACGCTCTCTTGCGTGACTTTCCGGACTTGAAGTTTACAATAAACGGGGGCATAAATTCTGTTGTTGAG GTAAATGCGGCATTAAGAGAAGGAGCTCATGGTGTTATGGTTGGACGTGCTGCATACAACTA CCCTTGGCAGACTTTGGGACATGTTGATACTGCAATATATGGTCAACCAAGTAGTGGTCTTACACGCCGCAAG ATCCTTGAACGATATCAAGAATATGGCGACTCTGTTTTGGGAAGAAATGGAAATAACAGACCTAATGTCCGAGAGGTGGCGAAG CCTCTGCTCAACCTTTTTTACTCAGAGCCTGGAAATAGTCTGTGGAAACGCAAAGCTGACTCTGCTTTCCAGCATTGCACG ACAATGAAATCCTTCTTTGAGGAAACGCTTGTGGCAATACCTGATTCAGTCTTGGATTCACCTATTGCGGGGGTACCATCTGGTCATGAAGATCTTTTTGCTAATGTACAAGGTTTACTGCCACCCCCATATAATGTAAGAGAACAAGAAGCAGTGTATGCTTAG
- the LOC18614615 gene encoding tRNA-dihydrouridine(20/20a) synthase isoform X6, with translation MLGFTQRCLQLKLLFIRKGIWFLAYSPEQHPIVLQIGGNNLENLAKATELANAYHYDEINFNCGCPSPKVAGHGCFGVRLMLDPKFVGEAMSVIAANTNVPVSVKCRIGVDDHDSYNELCDFIYKVSSLSPTRHFIIHSRKALLNGISPADNRRIPPLKYEYYYALLRDFPDLKFTINGGINSVVEVNAALREGAHGVMVGRAAYNYPWQTLGHVDTAIYGQPSSGLTRRKILERYQEYGDSVLGRNGNNRPNVREVAKPLLNLFYSEPGNSLWKRKADSAFQHCTTMKSFFEETLVAIPDSVLDSPIAGVPSGHEDLFANVQGLLPPPYNVREQEAVYA, from the exons ATGCTTGGCTTTACACAGAGATGCTTGCAGCTGAAACTATTGTTTATCAGAAAGGGAATCTG GTTCTTGGCATATTCACCAGAACAGCATCCTATTGTCCTTCAAATTGGTGGGAATAACTTAGAAAACTTGGCAAAAGCCACTGAACTTGCTAATGCTTACCACTATGATGAGATTAATTTCAA TTGTGGGTGTCCTAGTCCAAAAGTTGCAGGGCATGGTTGCTTTGGTGTTCGTCTTATGCTTGATCCAAAG TTTGTCGGAGAGGCCATGTCAGTCATTGCTGCCAATACAAATGTTCCTGTCAGTGTCAAATGCCGGATTGGTGTTGATGATCATGATTCATATAATGAGCTCT GTGATTTTATCTACAAGGTTTCTTCCCTATCACCAACTAGGCATTTCATCATACATTCACGGAAGGCTCTACTAAATGGCATTAGCCCAGCTGATAATCGAAGAATTCCTCCGCTGAA ATATGAGTACTATTACGCTCTCTTGCGTGACTTTCCGGACTTGAAGTTTACAATAAACGGGGGCATAAATTCTGTTGTTGAG GTAAATGCGGCATTAAGAGAAGGAGCTCATGGTGTTATGGTTGGACGTGCTGCATACAACTA CCCTTGGCAGACTTTGGGACATGTTGATACTGCAATATATGGTCAACCAAGTAGTGGTCTTACACGCCGCAAG ATCCTTGAACGATATCAAGAATATGGCGACTCTGTTTTGGGAAGAAATGGAAATAACAGACCTAATGTCCGAGAGGTGGCGAAG CCTCTGCTCAACCTTTTTTACTCAGAGCCTGGAAATAGTCTGTGGAAACGCAAAGCTGACTCTGCTTTCCAGCATTGCACG ACAATGAAATCCTTCTTTGAGGAAACGCTTGTGGCAATACCTGATTCAGTCTTGGATTCACCTATTGCGGGGGTACCATCTGGTCATGAAGATCTTTTTGCTAATGTACAAGGTTTACTGCCACCCCCATATAATGTAAGAGAACAAGAAGCAGTGTATGCTTAG
- the LOC18614615 gene encoding tRNA-dihydrouridine(20/20a) synthase isoform X4: protein MVARRYLPPLFSVAPMMEWTDNHYRTLARLISKHAWLYTEMLAAETIVYQKGNLDRFLAYSPEQHPIVLQIGGNNLENLAKATELANAYHYDEINFNCGCPSPKVAGHGCFGVRLMLDPKFVGEAMSVIAANTNVPVSVKCRIGVDDHDSYNELCDFIYKVSSLSPTRHFIIHSRKALLNGISPADNRRIPPLKYEYYYALLRDFPDLKFTINGGINSVVEVNAALREGAHGVMVGRAAYNYPWQTLGHVDTAIYGQPSSGLTRRKILERYQEYGDSVLGRNGNNRPNVREVAKPLLNLFYSEPGNSLWKRKADSAFQHCTTMKSFFEETLVAIPDSVLDSPIAGVPSGHEDLFANVQGLLPPPYNVREQEAVYA, encoded by the exons ATGGTTGCCAGGCGCTATCTTCCTCCTCTGTTTAG CGTGGCTCCCATGATGGAGTGGACTGATAATCATTATAGGACTCTGGCCCGCCTCATTTCAAAACATGCTTGGCTTTACACAGAGATGCTTGCAGCTGAAACTATTGTTTATCAGAAAGGGAATCTG GACAGGTTCTTGGCATATTCACCAGAACAGCATCCTATTGTCCTTCAAATTGGTGGGAATAACTTAGAAAACTTGGCAAAAGCCACTGAACTTGCTAATGCTTACCACTATGATGAGATTAATTTCAA TTGTGGGTGTCCTAGTCCAAAAGTTGCAGGGCATGGTTGCTTTGGTGTTCGTCTTATGCTTGATCCAAAG TTTGTCGGAGAGGCCATGTCAGTCATTGCTGCCAATACAAATGTTCCTGTCAGTGTCAAATGCCGGATTGGTGTTGATGATCATGATTCATATAATGAGCTCT GTGATTTTATCTACAAGGTTTCTTCCCTATCACCAACTAGGCATTTCATCATACATTCACGGAAGGCTCTACTAAATGGCATTAGCCCAGCTGATAATCGAAGAATTCCTCCGCTGAA ATATGAGTACTATTACGCTCTCTTGCGTGACTTTCCGGACTTGAAGTTTACAATAAACGGGGGCATAAATTCTGTTGTTGAG GTAAATGCGGCATTAAGAGAAGGAGCTCATGGTGTTATGGTTGGACGTGCTGCATACAACTA CCCTTGGCAGACTTTGGGACATGTTGATACTGCAATATATGGTCAACCAAGTAGTGGTCTTACACGCCGCAAG ATCCTTGAACGATATCAAGAATATGGCGACTCTGTTTTGGGAAGAAATGGAAATAACAGACCTAATGTCCGAGAGGTGGCGAAG CCTCTGCTCAACCTTTTTTACTCAGAGCCTGGAAATAGTCTGTGGAAACGCAAAGCTGACTCTGCTTTCCAGCATTGCACG ACAATGAAATCCTTCTTTGAGGAAACGCTTGTGGCAATACCTGATTCAGTCTTGGATTCACCTATTGCGGGGGTACCATCTGGTCATGAAGATCTTTTTGCTAATGTACAAGGTTTACTGCCACCCCCATATAATGTAAGAGAACAAGAAGCAGTGTATGCTTAG
- the LOC18614614 gene encoding uncharacterized protein LOC18614614 gives MLTDMCGSPITEKLPSIIFTSLTIFTVLSMATLSFNSTRIKSPALQSHKPISKSHFLTKSSNISFLFSSKNYQQLQHHFKQNSISESSVSVPNEAELDDDEEDDPTSELSYLDSDTDPLSITEWELDFCSRPILDIRGKKIWELVVCDTSLSLQYTKYFPNNVINSITLKDAIVSISEDFGVPMPEKVRFFRSQMQTIITKACRELGIKPVPSKRCLSLLLWLEERYETIYMRHPGFQKGSKPLLTLDNPFPMELPENLVGEKWAFVQLPFSAVREEILSLDKRFVFGAGLDLDLLGIEVDDKTLIPGLAVASSRAKPLAAWMNGLEVCSVEADTARACLILSVGISTRYVYATYKKTPITTSEAEAWEEAKKACGGLHFLAIQEDLDSDDCVGFWLLLDLPPPPV, from the exons ATGCTAACAGATATGTGTGGTTCTCCTATAACTGAAAAACTACCATCCATCATCTTCACTTCTTTAACCATTTTCACAGTGCTTTCCATGGCAACTCTAAGTTTCAATTCCACTAGAATCAAATCCCCGGCTCTCCAATCCCACAAACCAATCTCCAAATCTCACTTTCTGACGAAATCCAGCAACATCTCATTCCTCTTCTCATCTAAAAACTACCAACAGCTGCAGCAccattttaaacaaaactCTATATCCGAAAGCTCAGTGTCAGTGCCAAACGAAGCTGAATTGGATGACGATGAAGAAGATGACCCAACTTCAGAATTGAGCTATCTTGACTCGGACACCGATCCCCTGAGCATTACGGAGTGGGAGCTGGATTTTTGCTCTAGGCCAATTCTTGATATCAGAGGCAAGAAGATATGGGAACTCGTAGTGTGTGACACTTCACTTTCTCTTCAGTATACAAAGTACTTTCCCAACAATGTCATCAACAGTATTACTTTAAAGGATGCTATTGTATCAATAAGTGAGGATTTTGGTGTCCCTATGCCAGAAAAAGTCCGCTTCTTCAG GTCACAAATGCAAACGATAATTACAAAGGCATGTAGGGAACTTGGCATAAAGCCGGTGCCCAGCAAACGG tGCCTATCACTACTTCTTTGGTTGGAAGAACGCTACGAGACGATCTATATGCGTCATCCCGGTTTTCAAAAAGGTTCCAAGCCACTTTTGACATTAGATAACCCTTTCCCAATGGAACTTCCAGAGAACTTAGTTGGAGAAAAATGGGCTTTTGTCCAGTTACCTTTTTCAG CGGTTCGAGAGGAGATCTTGTCCTTGGACAAAAGATTTGTGTTTGGCGCTGGTCTAGATTTGGATTTACTGGGAATTGAAGTTGATGACAAGACATTGATTCCAGGACTTGCAGTTGCATCTTCACGTGCAAAACCATTGGCAG CTTGGATGAATGGATTGGAAGTCTGTTCAGTGGAGGCCGACACCGCTCGTGCTTGCTTGATCCTATCTGTTGGAATTTCTACCCGCTATGTTTATGCAACTTATAAGAAGACTCCCATAACTACAAGTGAAGCTGAAGCTTGGGAAGAAGCAAAGAAGGCATGTGGAGGATTACATTTCCTCGCCATCCAAGAGGACTTGGATTCAGATGATTGTGTTGGATTCTGGCTTCTATTGGACTTGCCGCCACCTCCTGTATAA
- the LOC18614615 gene encoding tRNA-dihydrouridine(20/20a) synthase isoform X3, giving the protein MVARRYLPPLFSVAPMMEWTDNHYRTLARLISKHAWLYTEMLAAETIVYQKGNLDRFLAYSPEQHPIVLQIGGNNLENLAKATELANAYHYDEINFNSCGCPSPKVAGHGCFGVRLMLDPKFVGEAMSVIAANTNVPVSVKCRIGVDDHDSYNELCDFIYKVSSLSPTRHFIIHSRKALLNGISPADNRRIPPLKYEYYYALLRDFPDLKFTINGGINSVVEVNAALREGAHGVMVGRAAYNYPWQTLGHVDTAIYGQPSSGLTRRKILERYQEYGDSVLGRNGNNRPNVREVAKPLLNLFYSEPGNSLWKRKADSAFQHCTTMKSFFEETLVAIPDSVLDSPIAGVPSGHEDLFANVQGLLPPPYNVREQEAVYA; this is encoded by the exons ATGGTTGCCAGGCGCTATCTTCCTCCTCTGTTTAG CGTGGCTCCCATGATGGAGTGGACTGATAATCATTATAGGACTCTGGCCCGCCTCATTTCAAAACATGCTTGGCTTTACACAGAGATGCTTGCAGCTGAAACTATTGTTTATCAGAAAGGGAATCTG GACAGGTTCTTGGCATATTCACCAGAACAGCATCCTATTGTCCTTCAAATTGGTGGGAATAACTTAGAAAACTTGGCAAAAGCCACTGAACTTGCTAATGCTTACCACTATGATGAGATTAATTTCAA CAGTTGTGGGTGTCCTAGTCCAAAAGTTGCAGGGCATGGTTGCTTTGGTGTTCGTCTTATGCTTGATCCAAAG TTTGTCGGAGAGGCCATGTCAGTCATTGCTGCCAATACAAATGTTCCTGTCAGTGTCAAATGCCGGATTGGTGTTGATGATCATGATTCATATAATGAGCTCT GTGATTTTATCTACAAGGTTTCTTCCCTATCACCAACTAGGCATTTCATCATACATTCACGGAAGGCTCTACTAAATGGCATTAGCCCAGCTGATAATCGAAGAATTCCTCCGCTGAA ATATGAGTACTATTACGCTCTCTTGCGTGACTTTCCGGACTTGAAGTTTACAATAAACGGGGGCATAAATTCTGTTGTTGAG GTAAATGCGGCATTAAGAGAAGGAGCTCATGGTGTTATGGTTGGACGTGCTGCATACAACTA CCCTTGGCAGACTTTGGGACATGTTGATACTGCAATATATGGTCAACCAAGTAGTGGTCTTACACGCCGCAAG ATCCTTGAACGATATCAAGAATATGGCGACTCTGTTTTGGGAAGAAATGGAAATAACAGACCTAATGTCCGAGAGGTGGCGAAG CCTCTGCTCAACCTTTTTTACTCAGAGCCTGGAAATAGTCTGTGGAAACGCAAAGCTGACTCTGCTTTCCAGCATTGCACG ACAATGAAATCCTTCTTTGAGGAAACGCTTGTGGCAATACCTGATTCAGTCTTGGATTCACCTATTGCGGGGGTACCATCTGGTCATGAAGATCTTTTTGCTAATGTACAAGGTTTACTGCCACCCCCATATAATGTAAGAGAACAAGAAGCAGTGTATGCTTAG